One Tomitella gaofuii DNA segment encodes these proteins:
- a CDS encoding extracellular solute-binding protein has protein sequence MSISIKHRRSVRLLAAAAAATAVLGLASCSSGGDGAVGGDSANDADAPNATLTLYSGQHEELAKALAAGFEKDTGIKIDVRAGKDAEMVNQIIEEGDKSKADLIITEEPGPIAELDSKGLLEPVTKEALAEPDQRFVPSTGDWLPWAARSRVYFYDPALISEDQLPDSILDLENPEWKGRFAYAPSGAFVSTTTYLINTIGKDRTLEWLKAIKENGVNERSNGKVRDSVEAGQHEFGLSNHYYWYILAKQKGGEQNLTSRVHFLNNDDAGALMLASGAGVLKSSAHKEEGQRFLTWLASADGGQKIVAEDSPQFPLAAGVTSSYGLPSIDSLTFPEFDQGSLEDVGAAKDLLKQAGIV, from the coding sequence ATGTCCATCTCCATCAAGCACCGCCGGTCGGTGCGTCTGCTGGCCGCCGCCGCTGCGGCGACCGCCGTTCTGGGCCTGGCCTCCTGCTCGAGCGGTGGCGACGGTGCCGTCGGGGGCGACTCCGCGAACGACGCGGATGCGCCCAATGCCACTCTCACCCTGTATTCCGGTCAACACGAGGAGCTTGCGAAGGCCCTGGCCGCCGGCTTCGAGAAGGACACCGGCATCAAGATCGACGTGCGGGCGGGCAAGGACGCGGAGATGGTCAACCAGATCATCGAGGAGGGTGACAAGTCGAAGGCCGACCTCATCATCACCGAGGAGCCGGGTCCCATCGCCGAGTTGGACAGCAAGGGCCTGCTCGAACCGGTGACCAAGGAGGCGTTGGCGGAGCCGGACCAGCGGTTCGTCCCTTCGACCGGCGACTGGCTGCCCTGGGCGGCGCGGTCGCGCGTGTACTTCTACGACCCGGCGCTGATCTCCGAGGACCAGCTGCCGGACAGCATCCTCGACCTTGAGAACCCCGAGTGGAAGGGCAGGTTCGCCTATGCGCCGTCGGGTGCGTTCGTCTCGACGACCACGTACCTGATCAACACGATCGGCAAGGACCGCACCCTCGAGTGGCTCAAGGCCATCAAGGAGAACGGGGTCAACGAGCGGTCCAACGGGAAGGTGCGCGACAGCGTCGAAGCGGGGCAGCACGAGTTCGGGCTGTCCAACCACTACTACTGGTACATCCTGGCCAAGCAGAAGGGCGGCGAGCAGAACCTCACCTCGCGCGTGCACTTCCTCAACAACGATGACGCGGGTGCGTTGATGCTCGCGTCGGGGGCCGGGGTGCTCAAGTCGAGTGCGCACAAGGAGGAGGGGCAGCGCTTCCTCACGTGGCTGGCGTCCGCGGACGGCGGACAGAAGATCGTGGCCGAGGACAGTCCGCAGTTCCCGCTCGCCGCGGGCGTCACCAGCAGCTACGGGCTGCCGTCGATCGATTCGCTGACGTTCCCGGAGTTCGATCAGGGGTCGCTCGAGGACGTCGGCGCGGCCAAGGATCTGCTCAAGCAGGCCGGCATCGTCTGA
- a CDS encoding dTDP-4-dehydrorhamnose 3,5-epimerase family protein: MTFDALAVPGAWVFTPRQHHDERGVFLEAFTADALHEATGRTLALEQTNCSVSRAGVLRGIHFSDVPPGQAKYISCVRGAIMDVVVDVRAGSPTFGVVDAVRLDDAERRAVFVSEGLGHGFVALTDDATVMYQCSTGYAPGREHGVHPLSVDVDWGADRDALVLSAKDSAAPTLSEAAEQGILPRYDAVMEWIALQEARV; this comes from the coding sequence ATGACATTCGATGCGCTCGCCGTTCCCGGCGCCTGGGTGTTCACCCCGCGTCAGCACCACGACGAGCGCGGGGTGTTCCTGGAGGCGTTCACCGCGGACGCGCTGCACGAGGCAACGGGCCGCACGCTGGCGCTCGAGCAGACGAACTGTTCGGTCTCGCGCGCCGGGGTGCTGCGCGGCATCCACTTCTCCGATGTCCCGCCGGGCCAGGCCAAGTACATCTCCTGCGTGCGCGGCGCGATCATGGACGTGGTGGTGGACGTGCGGGCGGGATCGCCGACCTTCGGCGTCGTCGACGCGGTGCGCCTCGACGACGCGGAACGGCGGGCGGTCTTCGTCTCCGAAGGGCTGGGGCACGGGTTCGTCGCACTCACCGACGATGCGACGGTGATGTACCAGTGCTCCACCGGTTACGCGCCGGGCCGCGAGCACGGCGTGCACCCGCTGAGCGTGGACGTCGACTGGGGGGCGGACCGCGACGCCCTCGTGCTCTCGGCGAAGGACTCCGCCGCGCCGACGCTGAGCGAAGCCGCCGAGCAGGGGATTCTGCCGCGCTACGATGCCGTGATGGAGTGGATCGCGCTGCAGGAGGCCCGGGTGTGA
- a CDS encoding ABC transporter ATP-binding protein: MFRVRGVTRVFPSRPAPVHALRGVDLDVRRGELTAVLGASGCGKTTLLRALAGFDRPDAGTIHLGDTLVAGPGAFVRPEHRNVGIVAQEGALFPHLSVAQNVVYGLPDGLLSAFNFVARRRRRARVDEMLELVGLPGYGDRRPDELSGGQQQRVALARALAPAPSVILLDEPFSALDAALRVELREEVRDLLRDVQATAVLVTHDQSEALSLADHVALMRDGRVVQAGSPADVYARPVDPAAAAFLGESVEIPCRVHGGDGDLVEVDCPLGRLRVKPSALFDGQGAGASADRTMVLRPEQLAIADDGTPATVCATSFFGHDGLVRLRVDDGTPLLVRLDGRDIPPVGSAVHVRAITGAAESGGRVRAAPPLFAERTRSSA; the protein is encoded by the coding sequence ATGTTCCGTGTTCGTGGTGTGACCCGCGTCTTCCCGTCGCGGCCGGCGCCGGTGCACGCACTCCGCGGGGTCGATCTGGATGTGCGCAGGGGCGAGCTCACGGCGGTACTCGGCGCGTCGGGTTGCGGCAAGACCACCCTGCTGCGTGCGCTCGCGGGTTTCGACCGTCCCGACGCGGGCACCATCCACTTGGGCGACACGCTCGTCGCCGGCCCGGGCGCCTTCGTGCGACCCGAACACCGGAACGTGGGGATCGTGGCGCAGGAGGGGGCGCTGTTCCCGCACCTCAGCGTCGCCCAGAACGTCGTCTACGGCCTGCCCGACGGTCTTCTGTCGGCTTTCAACTTTGTCGCACGCCGCCGCCGGCGGGCGCGCGTCGACGAGATGCTCGAGCTCGTCGGTCTTCCCGGCTACGGCGATCGCCGGCCGGACGAGCTCTCCGGTGGCCAGCAGCAGCGCGTCGCATTGGCGCGCGCGCTGGCCCCCGCTCCCTCGGTGATCCTGCTGGACGAGCCGTTCTCCGCGCTCGATGCGGCGCTGCGCGTGGAGCTGCGCGAGGAGGTCCGTGACCTGCTGCGCGACGTGCAGGCCACCGCCGTGCTCGTCACGCACGACCAGTCCGAGGCGCTCTCCCTCGCCGACCACGTGGCATTGATGCGCGACGGACGAGTGGTGCAGGCCGGAAGCCCCGCGGACGTGTATGCGCGGCCGGTCGACCCCGCCGCGGCGGCTTTTCTCGGCGAGTCGGTCGAGATCCCGTGCCGCGTGCACGGGGGGGACGGCGACCTGGTGGAGGTCGATTGCCCGCTGGGCCGCCTGCGGGTGAAGCCCTCGGCGCTGTTCGACGGGCAGGGCGCCGGCGCCTCCGCCGATCGGACGATGGTGTTGCGCCCCGAGCAGCTGGCGATAGCGGACGACGGCACGCCCGCCACGGTGTGCGCGACGAGCTTCTTCGGGCATGACGGCCTGGTACGGCTGCGCGTGGACGACGGGACCCCGCTGCTGGTGCGACTCGACGGCAGGGACATACCTCCGGTGGGATCCGCCGTCCACGTGCGCGCGATCACCGGCGCGGCAGAGTCCGGTGGCCGCGTGCGCGCCGCGCCACCGCTGTTCGCGGAGCGGACCCGCTCGTCGGCGTGA
- a CDS encoding GDP-mannose 4,6-dehydratase, protein MRALVTGGAGFIGSTLVDRLLDDGHEVTVVDNLSRGRAGNLGRARENENYKFVHGDLVTADLGEIVAERRPEVIFHLAAQIDVRQSVQNPAADASVNVLGTVRLAEAARRADVRKIVFTSSGGSIYGSPETFPVTESMPVDPQSPYAAGKVSGEIYLNTFRNLYGLDCTHIAPANVYGPRQDPHGEAGVVAIFSQALLHGSETKIFGDGGNTRDYVFVDDVVEAFVLASGTDGGGQRFNIGTGTETSDRELHGMVARAADAPDAPALLAARLGDVRRSVLDPTLAGRVLGWQPKVDIEEGIRRTVEYFRS, encoded by the coding sequence ATGCGCGCACTCGTCACCGGCGGGGCCGGCTTCATCGGCTCCACCCTGGTCGACAGGCTCCTCGACGACGGGCACGAGGTCACCGTCGTCGACAACCTCAGTCGCGGCCGGGCGGGCAACCTGGGCCGGGCCCGTGAGAACGAGAACTACAAGTTCGTGCACGGAGACCTCGTCACGGCGGACCTGGGCGAGATCGTCGCCGAGCGCCGGCCGGAGGTGATCTTCCACCTTGCCGCGCAGATCGACGTGCGGCAGAGTGTGCAGAACCCGGCCGCGGACGCCTCCGTCAATGTGCTGGGCACGGTGCGGCTCGCCGAGGCCGCGCGCCGGGCCGACGTACGCAAGATCGTCTTCACCTCGTCGGGCGGCTCCATCTACGGTTCGCCGGAGACGTTCCCCGTCACTGAGTCGATGCCGGTGGATCCGCAGTCGCCCTATGCGGCCGGAAAGGTCTCCGGCGAGATCTACCTCAACACCTTCCGGAATCTCTACGGGCTGGACTGCACGCACATCGCGCCCGCCAACGTCTACGGCCCACGCCAGGATCCGCACGGCGAGGCCGGGGTGGTGGCGATCTTCTCGCAGGCGCTTCTGCACGGCAGCGAGACGAAGATCTTCGGCGACGGCGGGAATACCCGCGACTACGTCTTCGTCGACGACGTGGTCGAGGCGTTCGTGCTGGCATCAGGCACCGACGGCGGCGGGCAGCGTTTCAATATCGGCACCGGTACCGAAACCTCGGACCGCGAACTGCACGGCATGGTGGCCCGCGCCGCGGACGCCCCGGACGCCCCCGCACTGCTGGCGGCCCGCCTCGGCGACGTCCGGCGGTCCGTGCTCGACCCGACGTTGGCCGGCCGGGTGCTCGGCTGGCAGCCGAAGGTCGACATCGAAGAGGGCATCCGGCGGACCGTCGAGTACTTCCGCAGCTGA
- the rfbB gene encoding dTDP-glucose 4,6-dehydratase, with the protein MAASAARILVTGGAGFIGSGFVHYTARTRPDVQIIVLDKLTYAGSRESLEGTGARLVVGDVADEETVDSLIGELDPAADAVVHFAAESHNDNSLDDPSPFVHTNLVGTFTLLEAVRRRGVRLHHVSTDEVYGDLRLDDPARFTERTAYNPSSPYSASKAGSDMLVRAWVRSFGIAATLSNCSNNYGPRQHIEKFIPRQITNVLTGRRPKLYGAGRNVRDWIHVDDHNAAVWRILEAGENGRTYLIGADGERSNLQVLQSILRLMGRAPDEFDHVSDRPGHDLRYAIDAGPLRRELGWRPHYADMEAGLADTVDWYRDNRSWWAGAKDVVEDRYDTLGWG; encoded by the coding sequence ATGGCCGCATCGGCAGCGCGCATCCTGGTCACGGGCGGGGCCGGGTTCATCGGCTCGGGATTCGTGCACTACACGGCGCGCACCCGCCCGGACGTGCAGATCATCGTGCTGGACAAGCTCACCTACGCGGGCAGTCGTGAGTCGCTCGAAGGGACGGGCGCGCGCCTGGTCGTCGGCGACGTGGCCGACGAGGAGACCGTCGATTCCCTGATCGGCGAGCTCGACCCGGCCGCCGACGCGGTGGTGCACTTCGCCGCCGAGTCGCACAACGACAACTCGCTGGACGACCCGTCGCCGTTCGTGCACACGAACCTCGTCGGCACCTTCACACTGCTGGAGGCGGTGCGCCGCCGCGGCGTGCGGCTGCATCACGTCTCCACCGACGAGGTCTACGGCGACCTGCGGCTGGACGACCCGGCCCGATTCACCGAGCGCACCGCCTACAACCCGTCCAGCCCGTACTCTGCGTCCAAGGCGGGCTCGGACATGCTGGTACGGGCGTGGGTGCGCTCGTTCGGGATCGCCGCGACGCTGTCCAACTGCTCCAACAACTATGGGCCGCGCCAGCACATCGAGAAGTTCATCCCCCGTCAGATCACGAACGTCCTCACCGGCCGCCGCCCCAAGTTGTACGGTGCGGGCCGCAACGTGCGCGACTGGATCCACGTCGACGACCACAATGCCGCGGTGTGGCGGATCCTGGAGGCCGGCGAGAACGGCCGCACCTACCTGATCGGCGCAGACGGCGAGCGGTCCAACCTGCAAGTGCTCCAGTCGATCTTGCGCCTCATGGGCCGCGCACCCGACGAGTTCGATCACGTCTCCGACCGGCCCGGGCACGACCTGCGCTACGCCATCGACGCCGGCCCGTTGCGGCGCGAGCTGGGGTGGCGGCCGCACTATGCCGATATGGAGGCGGGCCTGGCGGACACTGTCGACTGGTACCGCGACAACCGCAGCTGGTGGGCCGGCGCGAAGGACGTCGTCGAGGACCGTTACGACACGCTGGGGTGGGGGTAG
- the rfbA gene encoding glucose-1-phosphate thymidylyltransferase RfbA → MKGIILAGGSGTRLHPITRGVSKQLVPVYDKPMVYYPLSTLMLAGIRDILVITTPEDRGLFERLLGDGEQFGVSLTYRVQDRPEGLAQAFVLGAEHIGSDTVALILGDNIFYGPGLGTQLRRFNRIDGGAVFAYRVADPSAYGVVEFSDDGRALSLEEKPTAPRSHYAVPGLYFFDNDVVEIARGLSPSARGEYEITDINRAYLEAGRLHVEVLPRGTAWLDTGTFDSLLEAGNFVRTIEQRQGLKIGAPEEVAWRQGYIGDAQLDGLARAQVKSGYGKYLLEMLARGK, encoded by the coding sequence GTGAAGGGGATCATCCTCGCGGGCGGCTCCGGAACACGCCTGCATCCCATCACCCGCGGTGTCAGCAAACAACTGGTGCCGGTGTACGACAAGCCGATGGTCTACTACCCGCTCAGCACCCTCATGCTCGCGGGAATCCGCGACATCCTCGTCATCACCACTCCGGAGGACCGCGGGCTGTTCGAGCGGCTCCTCGGCGACGGGGAGCAGTTCGGCGTCTCGCTCACCTACCGTGTGCAGGACCGCCCCGAGGGGTTAGCCCAGGCGTTCGTGCTGGGCGCGGAGCACATCGGATCGGATACGGTGGCGCTCATCCTGGGCGACAACATCTTTTACGGCCCGGGTCTGGGCACGCAGCTGCGGCGGTTCAACCGCATCGACGGCGGCGCGGTGTTCGCCTACCGGGTGGCCGACCCGTCCGCCTACGGCGTCGTCGAATTCTCCGACGACGGCCGCGCGTTGTCGCTCGAGGAGAAGCCGACGGCGCCGCGGTCGCACTACGCGGTGCCGGGGCTGTACTTCTTCGACAACGACGTGGTGGAGATCGCCCGAGGCCTGTCGCCCTCGGCTCGGGGGGAGTACGAGATCACCGACATCAACCGTGCCTACCTGGAGGCGGGCCGGCTGCACGTGGAGGTGCTACCGCGTGGCACCGCCTGGCTGGACACCGGCACGTTCGACTCGCTGCTGGAGGCCGGCAACTTCGTGCGCACCATCGAGCAGCGCCAGGGCCTCAAGATCGGGGCCCCCGAGGAGGTCGCATGGCGCCAGGGGTACATCGGCGATGCGCAACTCGACGGGCTCGCTCGCGCCCAGGTGAAGTCAGGGTATGGGAAGTACCTTCTCGAGATGCTCGCCCGAGGGAAATAG